The nucleotide window CCATTCCTTCATTTACAAATCAAACGTGGATGACAATAGCTCAAGAGAAAGATGTTGAGTTGAGGAAAGGTAGGCCTACCCTTGATTTGCTTACCATAATTTCTTGAGAAAAACATCAACAGAATTTGTAAGACAAATCTTGGTTGTGGCTTTGAAGATGAACAACATCTCCCAAAAATTGTACATTAAGATTTAAGATCGATACACTTCTTCTTACAGATCGAGTCACCCTGGGATGGATGGTTTAATTAGGAGGGCAATTATTAATTATAGTCTCCCCCATAATGGatactttttctttttaattaagaattctGAAAATTTTCTGTTTTGTCTAtatacttttttcttttttccttttatttcttaCCATGTAAAGTTCATATTTCAAACTGCATATTAATTCCtgcaaaataatatttttacacaaTGTTTGAATAGTTCCATATTAGTTTCACATTGTATTATGTTAAAATTTTCAGTGCATAAATCAATTAAGGGATTGGATCTTTGGATTATTAGTTATGTTGGaaatcatttttaaataattaaatattattatatacgTAGATTAATCAATTAATACTAAAAGTTCATATAAAAAATAACTGTGTACAGTTAAAAATATATTAACGACTATAAGCTCTAacaattttatatttttcatttaaaataaatttttattataaattaaaacctttttccttttcttcatcCAAACATATAAAATGGAGGTCATGGTCGGTTTGAATTGAGAACCACATTGAAAGCGGTCTGAGTTAAATTCAGAACTAGATTGAATTAACAGTTTCAATCCGTGAATCGGTTTGAAACCAATTGGTTCAATTGATAATTCTAAATTGAAATCGGCTAGATTCATAAATTTTTTcttcaaaaaaattatattgaatccctttaattttttttacaatgGATTAAATTAAAACCGGCTCAAATCAGAACCATTATAAATCAAAATCGACAGAGTCAGTGATTTCATTTCGAAACCAGATTAAAATCGGCCCATGGCCCGGTCTAATACCAAACCCCTCACTTCCCTTCTCCGTTTAAATTCCCCTCCCCTCCCCTCCCTCCCCTCCCCTCTCCTCTCCTTTCCTGTCCAGCTGTCCTCATTTTGCGTGGGCTATGGCTTAACTAATGACACGTGGAATGATACAAGTACAGCTACGTCGAACCCAGAAAACTGTTTTGATCTTCTTCAGCCAAAGTAATAGGACTGCCGGTCTCTTTCCTTCTCGCTCCCTTCTGCAAGCTGAGTTACGGTAAAGATGTATAGAACGGCGGCTAAGCGGCTACTCTCCGGTGCTACCGTGGGTAAGAGTAGCGTCGCCCGTCTCAGATTCCTTAATCTCCAAACAATCGGTACCGGTTTTCGCTTTTGCACCTCAGTGAATCCTCAATCAATCTCCAATCAAAACCCtaataatcaaaatcaaatcCGATGTCTGAATGTGGAGGCCACACCTAACCAATCAGACTCAAACTTGTCATCATCTTCAACGTCTTCgtcttcaagtgggtcaacatcATTTACGGCTGACGATGCCCGATACGGTCACCACCACCATCGCCAGCAGGAGAGGCGGATTCCGAGAGTTGAGTACCAAGATGAGCAAGCTCGCGTTCTTCAGGCTTCCTTTCGCCACGTGGTATGCACCGCTTAAAATTCCATTTCTGGTTTTGTTTCTTTGATTTgtttaatttgattaatatttaATAGTGTGTGTTAAAGAGGTAATTGTAAAGAGGTCTCAATTGACTGTTTCAGATAAGGTTGGGATGGAGTGAAGAAGCCATGATTGCTGGTGCAAGGGACGCTGGTGTCTCCCCTGCTATCATTGGATCTTTTCCTCGAAAGGAAGCCgcactagtcgaggtatggtttTCCCCCTTATTGTGATGCTGGCTTCTCCTTTATCTTCCTGCCACTTTCTTATCTTCAGAATAAGGATTTCGGATGTTATTTTAAGTTGCATTTATTCTTTTGAACTTGATCGTTATTGGTAGTTCTGATATGCTATTGCGTTGATACTTACTGTGTTCTTGGATGGCCTTTTCTGTTCTTGTATAGCCACTCGAATGATAGCCCAAGAATCGTCTCATCAAGAATCATGATGATCTACAATGTAATCGTTTTTGGAAAAAAACAAAATAGGGGAATGGCCTTTGTGAGCTTTATGTGTCGGCATCTGTTATGGTTAATTGGTCTCTAATCTAAGATATGTTTGTCTCTGTTAGATGTTCCTTGTGCTGTCTCGTTGAATCAGAGTCAGAGAGAAGAAAAATGCTGTATCCTTTTTCTTTTGGTCATCTTATGCAAAGTTTTTGTGCCATGCATTTGAACTTTCTTTTTGCTCATGCTCAGTTGTAATGGTTCAGCATCTGAATGCCCATACTGTACATGTATCAAGAGTGTGATGAATGActtctatta belongs to Hevea brasiliensis isolate MT/VB/25A 57/8 chromosome 4, ASM3005281v1, whole genome shotgun sequence and includes:
- the LOC110638272 gene encoding uncharacterized protein LOC110638272, which produces MYRTAAKRLLSGATVGKSSVARLRFLNLQTIGTGFRFCTSVNPQSISNQNPNNQNQIRCLNVEATPNQSDSNLSSSSTSSSSSGSTSFTADDARYGHHHHRQQERRIPRVEYQDEQARVLQASFRHVIRLGWSEEAMIAGARDAGVSPAIIGSFPRKEAALVEFFMDECLQKLIDRIDSGEELQNLVPSERISKLVRIRLEMQAPYISKWPQALSIQAHPANVPTSFKQRAILLDEIWHAAGDEGSDINWYVKRTVLGGIYSTTEIYMLTDSSPDFRDTWAFLDYRVKDAFDFKKTIQEAMYLAEAVGAGMGNSLQGFVKGVLKG